In Scophthalmus maximus strain ysfricsl-2021 chromosome 16, ASM2237912v1, whole genome shotgun sequence, the following proteins share a genomic window:
- the LOC118287719 gene encoding phosphatidate phosphatase LPIN2-like isoform X1, producing MNYVGQLAGHVLVTVKELYKGINQATLSGCIDVIVVRQPDGTFQCSPFHVRFGKLGVLRSKEKVIDIEINGEPVELHMKLGDNGEAFFVQETEEHYEIVPAHLVTSPIPTEEVLSRSREPRCGGSAAEISPPLSPEDPSSGNAQPCSNSGGKKKKRRRRKHKAEPRKEEQTTMAAGGELELCELSSDEEHNAHNGQASSLSMMNNSMDHRQHSPLTALEWDSYPFSDGDWSPCTTREMSEPMSPKSDSELMVKPAGTVLRAESHMQWTWGEFPESTRVNKKDKTEPMQLTITPSENTHFRVILSSEAMEEESREGERNTDLICSIVKPEPRTIKPNHCSCKPQPPGHDAHIGEHKPDRSHLMCSTLISEPCPSNCDPNTHTTRKARWTSSPPSRRDSGSAASGGSNMAGDSAVCVTTGVSSKPTDSPFKRRGVRKRSQHQGPEDIYLDDLNALEPDVVARYFPKSECEQVPKHWGEMGRRSGSQSPQSVGSAAADSGTECLSDSAGDLPDVTLSLCGGVGEKSEISKEKFTEHIITYNEFAENPAIIDNPNLVVRIANRYYNWTLAAPLILSMQAFQKNLPKATEEAWVKEKMPKKSGRWWFWRKSGMKQSSSETKSERQELLTRESPALHQAAETQNKTSEWSSDDEPKELNAAAAALLPIERVQTEGPAPAPAPSHSYKKSLRLSSDQIAGLKLRDGPNDVTFSITTQYQGTCRCMGTIYLWNWDDKVIISDIDGTITKSDVFGQILPQLGKDWTHRGIARLYHSVHENGYKFLYCSARAIGMADMTRGYLHWVNDRGTLLPRGPLMLSPSSLFSAFHREVIEKKPEKFKVECLSDIKNLFFPNTHPFYAAFGNRDSDVFAYKQVGVPVCRIFTVNPKGELILEQAKGNKTSYSRLSELVEHVFPLRGSQHSATFSCPEFSSFCYWRQPIAEVCYEQLL from the exons ATGAACTACGTGGGGCAGCTGGCAGGCCACGTGCTGGTGACAGTAAAGGAGCTGTACAAGGGGATTAACCAGGCCACTCTGTCAGGCTGCATCGACGTGATCGTGGTCCGACAGCCTGACGGGACGTTCCAGTGCTCCCCTTTTCACGTTCGATTTGGAAAACTGGGGGTGTTGCGCTCCAAGGAGAAAGTG ATTGATATAGAAATCAACGGGGAGCCTGTGGAGCTACACATGAAGCTTGGAGACAATGGAGAGGCCTTTTTTGTTcaagagacagaggagcacTAC GAGATCGTCCCAGCCCACCTGGTGACCTCACCCATCCCCACAGAAGAGGTTCTCTCAAGGAGCAGGGAGCCCAGATGTGGGGGATCGGCAGCAGAGATCAGTCCGCCACTGAGTCCAGAAGACCCGTCCTCTGGGAATGCCCAGCCCTGCTCCAACTCAGGCggcaagaaaaagaagagacgcAGGAGGAAGCACAAAGCTGAGCCACGCAAGGAGGAGCAAACCACCATGGCTGCAGGTGGAGAGCTGGAGCTGTGTGAGCTCAGTTCAGACGAGGAGCACAATGCACACAACGGACA GGCATCTTCACTCTCCATGATGAACAACAGCATGGACCACAGGCAACATTCCCCCCTCACTGCCCTTGAATGGGACAGCTACCCTTTCTCTGACGGAGACTGGTCCCCCTGCACTAC CAGGGAGATGTCCGAGCCCATGTCACCCAAGAGTGACTCCGAGCTGATGGTGAAGCCGGCAGGGACCGTGCTCAGGGCTGAGTCCCACATGCAGTGGACATGGGGGGAGTTTCCAGAATCCACCAGA GtcaacaaaaaggacaaaacagagCCAATGCAGTTGACCATCACTCCCTCGGAGAATACACATTTCAGGGTTATCTTAAGCTCAGAAGCAATGGAGGAAGAGtcaagggaaggagagagaaacacagatcTGATTTGCAGTATTGTTAAACCAGAGCCTCGGACCATCAAACCCAATCACTGCAGCTGCAAACCACAGCCCCCCGGACATGATGCACACATTGGCGAGCACAAACCGGACCGTTCACATTTAATGTGCAGCACTTTAATCTCTGAGCCATGTCCCAGTAACTGtgaccccaacacacacaccacgcgtAAGGCCAGGTGGACGTCTTCGCCACCCAGCCGCAGGGACAGCGGGTCTGCTGCCAGTGGAGGCAGTAACATGGCTGGAGACTCAGCGGTTTGTGTCACCACAGGTGTCTCCTCCAAACCCACAGACTCCCCCTTCAAGAGGAGAG gtgtgaggaagaggagccagcATCAGGGACCTGAAGATATTTACCTGGATGATCTGAATGCACTTGAGCCTGATGTCGTTGCCAGGTACTTCCCGAAAAG tgagTGCGAGCAGGTTCCTAAACACTGGGGGGAGATGGGCCGGCGCTCTGGATCCCAGTCGCCACAGTCAGTGGGCAGCGCAGCAGCAGACAGCGGCACCGAGTGTCTGTCCGACTCTGCGGGTGACCTCCCTGACGTTACGTTGTCGCTGTGTGGAGGCGTTGGAGAAAAATCTGAGATCTCTAAAG AAAAATTCACGGAGCACATCATCACCTACAATGAATTCGCAGAGAATCCAGCCATTATTGACAATCCTAATTTGGTGGTCAGGATTGCAAACAG GTATTACAACTGGACACTGGCAGCGCCATTGATACTCAGTATGCAAGCTTTTCAGAAGAACTTGCCCAAG GCTACAGAGGAGGCCTGGGTGAAGGAGAAAATGCCCAAAAAGTCTGGACGCTGGTGGTTCTGGAGAAAGAGCGGCATGAAACAG tCGTCATCAGAGACCAAGTCAGAGAGACAGGAGCTGCTGACCAGAGAGAGCCCTGCCCTCCACCAGGCCGCAGAAACACA GAACAAAACATCTGAGTGGTCCAGTGACGACGAGCCTAAAGAGCTTAATgccgcagcagctgctctgctgcctaTCGAGCGTGTGCAGACAGAAGGCCcggcaccagcaccagcaccaagTCACTCCTATAAGAAATCCCTCCGCCTGTCCTCTGACCAGATA GCCGGTCTGAAGCTCAGAGATGGGCCTAATGATGTCACCTTCAGCATAACCACCCAGTACCAGGGGACGTGTCGCTGCATGGGCACCATCTACCTGTGGAACTGGGACGACAAGGTTATAATCTCCGACATCGATGGCACCATCACCAA ATCAGATGTGTTTGGTCAGATTCTGCCTCAGCTTGGTAAAGACTGGACCCATCGAGGAATTGCTCGGCTTTACCACTCAGTCCATGA GAACGGTTACAAGTTCCTGTACTGCTCGGCCCGAGCCATCGGCATGGCTGACATGACGAGGGGATATCTGCACTGGGTGAACGACAGGGGGACTCTCCTGCCTCGGGGGCCTCTCATGCTCTCCCCGAGCAGCCTCTTCTCTGCCTTCCACAG AGAGGTCATAGAAAAGAAGCCAGAGAAGTTCAAGGTCGAATGCCTCTCAGACATCAAGAACCTGTTCTTCCCGAACACACATCCCTTCTATGCAGCCTTTGGAAACAGGGACAGT GATGTCTTTGCGTACAAGCAAGTGGGTGTGCCTGTGTGCCGGATATTCACAGTAAATCCCAAAGGGGAGTTAATCCTCGAGCAAGCCAAAGGCAATAAAACATC TTACAGCCGGCTGAGTGAGCTGGTGGAGCATGTTTTTCCTTTACGCGGCTCACAACACAGCGCCACCTTCAGCTGCCCAGAGTTCAGCTCCTTCTGCTACTGGAGGCAGCCCATCGCTGAGGTGTGTTATGAGCAGCTGCTTTAA
- the LOC118287719 gene encoding phosphatidate phosphatase LPIN2-like isoform X2 produces MNYVGQLAGHVLVTVKELYKGINQATLSGCIDVIVVRQPDGTFQCSPFHVRFGKLGVLRSKEKVIDIEINGEPVELHMKLGDNGEAFFVQETEEHYEIVPAHLVTSPIPTEEVLSRSREPRCGGSAAEISPPLSPEDPSSGNAQPCSNSGGKKKKRRRRKHKAEPRKEEQTTMAAGGELELCELSSDEEHNAHNGQASSLSMMNNSMDHRQHSPLTALEWDSYPFSDGDWSPCTTEMSEPMSPKSDSELMVKPAGTVLRAESHMQWTWGEFPESTRVNKKDKTEPMQLTITPSENTHFRVILSSEAMEEESREGERNTDLICSIVKPEPRTIKPNHCSCKPQPPGHDAHIGEHKPDRSHLMCSTLISEPCPSNCDPNTHTTRKARWTSSPPSRRDSGSAASGGSNMAGDSAVCVTTGVSSKPTDSPFKRRGVRKRSQHQGPEDIYLDDLNALEPDVVARYFPKSECEQVPKHWGEMGRRSGSQSPQSVGSAAADSGTECLSDSAGDLPDVTLSLCGGVGEKSEISKEKFTEHIITYNEFAENPAIIDNPNLVVRIANRYYNWTLAAPLILSMQAFQKNLPKATEEAWVKEKMPKKSGRWWFWRKSGMKQSSSETKSERQELLTRESPALHQAAETQNKTSEWSSDDEPKELNAAAAALLPIERVQTEGPAPAPAPSHSYKKSLRLSSDQIAGLKLRDGPNDVTFSITTQYQGTCRCMGTIYLWNWDDKVIISDIDGTITKSDVFGQILPQLGKDWTHRGIARLYHSVHENGYKFLYCSARAIGMADMTRGYLHWVNDRGTLLPRGPLMLSPSSLFSAFHREVIEKKPEKFKVECLSDIKNLFFPNTHPFYAAFGNRDSDVFAYKQVGVPVCRIFTVNPKGELILEQAKGNKTSYSRLSELVEHVFPLRGSQHSATFSCPEFSSFCYWRQPIAEVCYEQLL; encoded by the exons ATGAACTACGTGGGGCAGCTGGCAGGCCACGTGCTGGTGACAGTAAAGGAGCTGTACAAGGGGATTAACCAGGCCACTCTGTCAGGCTGCATCGACGTGATCGTGGTCCGACAGCCTGACGGGACGTTCCAGTGCTCCCCTTTTCACGTTCGATTTGGAAAACTGGGGGTGTTGCGCTCCAAGGAGAAAGTG ATTGATATAGAAATCAACGGGGAGCCTGTGGAGCTACACATGAAGCTTGGAGACAATGGAGAGGCCTTTTTTGTTcaagagacagaggagcacTAC GAGATCGTCCCAGCCCACCTGGTGACCTCACCCATCCCCACAGAAGAGGTTCTCTCAAGGAGCAGGGAGCCCAGATGTGGGGGATCGGCAGCAGAGATCAGTCCGCCACTGAGTCCAGAAGACCCGTCCTCTGGGAATGCCCAGCCCTGCTCCAACTCAGGCggcaagaaaaagaagagacgcAGGAGGAAGCACAAAGCTGAGCCACGCAAGGAGGAGCAAACCACCATGGCTGCAGGTGGAGAGCTGGAGCTGTGTGAGCTCAGTTCAGACGAGGAGCACAATGCACACAACGGACA GGCATCTTCACTCTCCATGATGAACAACAGCATGGACCACAGGCAACATTCCCCCCTCACTGCCCTTGAATGGGACAGCTACCCTTTCTCTGACGGAGACTGGTCCCCCTGCACTAC GGAGATGTCCGAGCCCATGTCACCCAAGAGTGACTCCGAGCTGATGGTGAAGCCGGCAGGGACCGTGCTCAGGGCTGAGTCCCACATGCAGTGGACATGGGGGGAGTTTCCAGAATCCACCAGA GtcaacaaaaaggacaaaacagagCCAATGCAGTTGACCATCACTCCCTCGGAGAATACACATTTCAGGGTTATCTTAAGCTCAGAAGCAATGGAGGAAGAGtcaagggaaggagagagaaacacagatcTGATTTGCAGTATTGTTAAACCAGAGCCTCGGACCATCAAACCCAATCACTGCAGCTGCAAACCACAGCCCCCCGGACATGATGCACACATTGGCGAGCACAAACCGGACCGTTCACATTTAATGTGCAGCACTTTAATCTCTGAGCCATGTCCCAGTAACTGtgaccccaacacacacaccacgcgtAAGGCCAGGTGGACGTCTTCGCCACCCAGCCGCAGGGACAGCGGGTCTGCTGCCAGTGGAGGCAGTAACATGGCTGGAGACTCAGCGGTTTGTGTCACCACAGGTGTCTCCTCCAAACCCACAGACTCCCCCTTCAAGAGGAGAG gtgtgaggaagaggagccagcATCAGGGACCTGAAGATATTTACCTGGATGATCTGAATGCACTTGAGCCTGATGTCGTTGCCAGGTACTTCCCGAAAAG tgagTGCGAGCAGGTTCCTAAACACTGGGGGGAGATGGGCCGGCGCTCTGGATCCCAGTCGCCACAGTCAGTGGGCAGCGCAGCAGCAGACAGCGGCACCGAGTGTCTGTCCGACTCTGCGGGTGACCTCCCTGACGTTACGTTGTCGCTGTGTGGAGGCGTTGGAGAAAAATCTGAGATCTCTAAAG AAAAATTCACGGAGCACATCATCACCTACAATGAATTCGCAGAGAATCCAGCCATTATTGACAATCCTAATTTGGTGGTCAGGATTGCAAACAG GTATTACAACTGGACACTGGCAGCGCCATTGATACTCAGTATGCAAGCTTTTCAGAAGAACTTGCCCAAG GCTACAGAGGAGGCCTGGGTGAAGGAGAAAATGCCCAAAAAGTCTGGACGCTGGTGGTTCTGGAGAAAGAGCGGCATGAAACAG tCGTCATCAGAGACCAAGTCAGAGAGACAGGAGCTGCTGACCAGAGAGAGCCCTGCCCTCCACCAGGCCGCAGAAACACA GAACAAAACATCTGAGTGGTCCAGTGACGACGAGCCTAAAGAGCTTAATgccgcagcagctgctctgctgcctaTCGAGCGTGTGCAGACAGAAGGCCcggcaccagcaccagcaccaagTCACTCCTATAAGAAATCCCTCCGCCTGTCCTCTGACCAGATA GCCGGTCTGAAGCTCAGAGATGGGCCTAATGATGTCACCTTCAGCATAACCACCCAGTACCAGGGGACGTGTCGCTGCATGGGCACCATCTACCTGTGGAACTGGGACGACAAGGTTATAATCTCCGACATCGATGGCACCATCACCAA ATCAGATGTGTTTGGTCAGATTCTGCCTCAGCTTGGTAAAGACTGGACCCATCGAGGAATTGCTCGGCTTTACCACTCAGTCCATGA GAACGGTTACAAGTTCCTGTACTGCTCGGCCCGAGCCATCGGCATGGCTGACATGACGAGGGGATATCTGCACTGGGTGAACGACAGGGGGACTCTCCTGCCTCGGGGGCCTCTCATGCTCTCCCCGAGCAGCCTCTTCTCTGCCTTCCACAG AGAGGTCATAGAAAAGAAGCCAGAGAAGTTCAAGGTCGAATGCCTCTCAGACATCAAGAACCTGTTCTTCCCGAACACACATCCCTTCTATGCAGCCTTTGGAAACAGGGACAGT GATGTCTTTGCGTACAAGCAAGTGGGTGTGCCTGTGTGCCGGATATTCACAGTAAATCCCAAAGGGGAGTTAATCCTCGAGCAAGCCAAAGGCAATAAAACATC TTACAGCCGGCTGAGTGAGCTGGTGGAGCATGTTTTTCCTTTACGCGGCTCACAACACAGCGCCACCTTCAGCTGCCCAGAGTTCAGCTCCTTCTGCTACTGGAGGCAGCCCATCGCTGAGGTGTGTTATGAGCAGCTGCTTTAA
- the LOC118287719 gene encoding phosphatidate phosphatase LPIN2-like isoform X3 — protein sequence MNYVGQLAGHVLVTVKELYKGINQATLSGCIDVIVVRQPDGTFQCSPFHVRFGKLGVLRSKEKVIDIEINGEPVELHMKLGDNGEAFFVQETEEHYEIVPAHLVTSPIPTEEVLSRSREPRCGGSAAEISPPLSPEDPSSGNAQPCSNSGGKKKKRRRRKHKAEPRKEEQTTMAAGGELELCELSSDEEHNAHNGQASSLSMMNNSMDHRQHSPLTALEWDSYPFSDGDWSPCTTREMSEPMSPKSDSELMVKPAGTVLRAESHMQWTWGEFPESTRVNKKDKTEPMQLTITPSENTHFRVILSSEAMEEESREGERNTDLICSIVKPEPRTIKPNHCSCKPQPPGHDAHIGEHKPDRSHLMCSTLISEPCPSNCDPNTHTTRKARWTSSPPSRRDSGSAASGGSNMAGDSAVCVTTGVSSKPTDSPFKRRGVRKRSQHQGPEDIYLDDLNALEPDVVARYFPKSECEQVPKHWGEMGRRSGSQSPQSVGSAAADSGTECLSDSAGDLPDVTLSLCGGVGEKSEISKEKFTEHIITYNEFAENPAIIDNPNLVVRIANRYYNWTLAAPLILSMQAFQKNLPKATEEAWVKEKMPKKSGRWWFWRKSGMKQSSSETKSERQELLTRESPALHQAAETQNKTSEWSSDDEPKELNAAAAALLPIERVQTEGPAPAPAPSHSYKKSLRLSSDQIAGLKLRDGPNDVTFSITTQYQGTCRCMGTIYLWNWDDKVIISDIDGTITKSDVFGQILPQLGKDWTHRGIARLYHSVHENGYKFLYCSARAIGMADMTRGYLHWVNDRGTLLPRGPLMLSPSSLFSAFHREVIEKKPEKFKVECLSDIKNLFFPNTHPFYAAFGNRDSDVFAYKQVGVPVCRIFTVNPKGELILEQAKGNKTS from the exons ATGAACTACGTGGGGCAGCTGGCAGGCCACGTGCTGGTGACAGTAAAGGAGCTGTACAAGGGGATTAACCAGGCCACTCTGTCAGGCTGCATCGACGTGATCGTGGTCCGACAGCCTGACGGGACGTTCCAGTGCTCCCCTTTTCACGTTCGATTTGGAAAACTGGGGGTGTTGCGCTCCAAGGAGAAAGTG ATTGATATAGAAATCAACGGGGAGCCTGTGGAGCTACACATGAAGCTTGGAGACAATGGAGAGGCCTTTTTTGTTcaagagacagaggagcacTAC GAGATCGTCCCAGCCCACCTGGTGACCTCACCCATCCCCACAGAAGAGGTTCTCTCAAGGAGCAGGGAGCCCAGATGTGGGGGATCGGCAGCAGAGATCAGTCCGCCACTGAGTCCAGAAGACCCGTCCTCTGGGAATGCCCAGCCCTGCTCCAACTCAGGCggcaagaaaaagaagagacgcAGGAGGAAGCACAAAGCTGAGCCACGCAAGGAGGAGCAAACCACCATGGCTGCAGGTGGAGAGCTGGAGCTGTGTGAGCTCAGTTCAGACGAGGAGCACAATGCACACAACGGACA GGCATCTTCACTCTCCATGATGAACAACAGCATGGACCACAGGCAACATTCCCCCCTCACTGCCCTTGAATGGGACAGCTACCCTTTCTCTGACGGAGACTGGTCCCCCTGCACTAC CAGGGAGATGTCCGAGCCCATGTCACCCAAGAGTGACTCCGAGCTGATGGTGAAGCCGGCAGGGACCGTGCTCAGGGCTGAGTCCCACATGCAGTGGACATGGGGGGAGTTTCCAGAATCCACCAGA GtcaacaaaaaggacaaaacagagCCAATGCAGTTGACCATCACTCCCTCGGAGAATACACATTTCAGGGTTATCTTAAGCTCAGAAGCAATGGAGGAAGAGtcaagggaaggagagagaaacacagatcTGATTTGCAGTATTGTTAAACCAGAGCCTCGGACCATCAAACCCAATCACTGCAGCTGCAAACCACAGCCCCCCGGACATGATGCACACATTGGCGAGCACAAACCGGACCGTTCACATTTAATGTGCAGCACTTTAATCTCTGAGCCATGTCCCAGTAACTGtgaccccaacacacacaccacgcgtAAGGCCAGGTGGACGTCTTCGCCACCCAGCCGCAGGGACAGCGGGTCTGCTGCCAGTGGAGGCAGTAACATGGCTGGAGACTCAGCGGTTTGTGTCACCACAGGTGTCTCCTCCAAACCCACAGACTCCCCCTTCAAGAGGAGAG gtgtgaggaagaggagccagcATCAGGGACCTGAAGATATTTACCTGGATGATCTGAATGCACTTGAGCCTGATGTCGTTGCCAGGTACTTCCCGAAAAG tgagTGCGAGCAGGTTCCTAAACACTGGGGGGAGATGGGCCGGCGCTCTGGATCCCAGTCGCCACAGTCAGTGGGCAGCGCAGCAGCAGACAGCGGCACCGAGTGTCTGTCCGACTCTGCGGGTGACCTCCCTGACGTTACGTTGTCGCTGTGTGGAGGCGTTGGAGAAAAATCTGAGATCTCTAAAG AAAAATTCACGGAGCACATCATCACCTACAATGAATTCGCAGAGAATCCAGCCATTATTGACAATCCTAATTTGGTGGTCAGGATTGCAAACAG GTATTACAACTGGACACTGGCAGCGCCATTGATACTCAGTATGCAAGCTTTTCAGAAGAACTTGCCCAAG GCTACAGAGGAGGCCTGGGTGAAGGAGAAAATGCCCAAAAAGTCTGGACGCTGGTGGTTCTGGAGAAAGAGCGGCATGAAACAG tCGTCATCAGAGACCAAGTCAGAGAGACAGGAGCTGCTGACCAGAGAGAGCCCTGCCCTCCACCAGGCCGCAGAAACACA GAACAAAACATCTGAGTGGTCCAGTGACGACGAGCCTAAAGAGCTTAATgccgcagcagctgctctgctgcctaTCGAGCGTGTGCAGACAGAAGGCCcggcaccagcaccagcaccaagTCACTCCTATAAGAAATCCCTCCGCCTGTCCTCTGACCAGATA GCCGGTCTGAAGCTCAGAGATGGGCCTAATGATGTCACCTTCAGCATAACCACCCAGTACCAGGGGACGTGTCGCTGCATGGGCACCATCTACCTGTGGAACTGGGACGACAAGGTTATAATCTCCGACATCGATGGCACCATCACCAA ATCAGATGTGTTTGGTCAGATTCTGCCTCAGCTTGGTAAAGACTGGACCCATCGAGGAATTGCTCGGCTTTACCACTCAGTCCATGA GAACGGTTACAAGTTCCTGTACTGCTCGGCCCGAGCCATCGGCATGGCTGACATGACGAGGGGATATCTGCACTGGGTGAACGACAGGGGGACTCTCCTGCCTCGGGGGCCTCTCATGCTCTCCCCGAGCAGCCTCTTCTCTGCCTTCCACAG AGAGGTCATAGAAAAGAAGCCAGAGAAGTTCAAGGTCGAATGCCTCTCAGACATCAAGAACCTGTTCTTCCCGAACACACATCCCTTCTATGCAGCCTTTGGAAACAGGGACAGT GATGTCTTTGCGTACAAGCAAGTGGGTGTGCCTGTGTGCCGGATATTCACAGTAAATCCCAAAGGGGAGTTAATCCTCGAGCAAGCCAAAGGCAATAAAACATCGTAA
- the LOC118287719 gene encoding phosphatidate phosphatase LPIN2-like isoform X4, with product MNYVGQLAGHVLVTVKELYKGINQATLSGCIDVIVVRQPDGTFQCSPFHVRFGKLGVLRSKEKVIDIEINGEPVELHMKLGDNGEAFFVQETEEHYEIVPAHLVTSPIPTEEVLSRSREPRCGGSAAEISPPLSPEDPSSGNAQPCSNSGGKKKKRRRRKHKAEPRKEEQTTMAAGGELELCELSSDEEHNAHNGQASSLSMMNNSMDHRQHSPLTALEWDSYPFSDGDWSPCTTEMSEPMSPKSDSELMVKPAGTVLRAESHMQWTWGEFPESTRVNKKDKTEPMQLTITPSENTHFRVILSSEAMEEESREGERNTDLICSIVKPEPRTIKPNHCSCKPQPPGHDAHIGEHKPDRSHLMCSTLISEPCPSNCDPNTHTTRKARWTSSPPSRRDSGSAASGGSNMAGDSAVCVTTGVSSKPTDSPFKRRGVRKRSQHQGPEDIYLDDLNALEPDVVARYFPKSECEQVPKHWGEMGRRSGSQSPQSVGSAAADSGTECLSDSAGDLPDVTLSLCGGVGEKSEISKEKFTEHIITYNEFAENPAIIDNPNLVVRIANRYYNWTLAAPLILSMQAFQKNLPKATEEAWVKEKMPKKSGRWWFWRKSGMKQSSSETKSERQELLTRESPALHQAAETQNKTSEWSSDDEPKELNAAAAALLPIERVQTEGPAPAPAPSHSYKKSLRLSSDQIAGLKLRDGPNDVTFSITTQYQGTCRCMGTIYLWNWDDKVIISDIDGTITKSDVFGQILPQLGKDWTHRGIARLYHSVHENGYKFLYCSARAIGMADMTRGYLHWVNDRGTLLPRGPLMLSPSSLFSAFHREVIEKKPEKFKVECLSDIKNLFFPNTHPFYAAFGNRDSDVFAYKQVGVPVCRIFTVNPKGELILEQAKGNKTS from the exons ATGAACTACGTGGGGCAGCTGGCAGGCCACGTGCTGGTGACAGTAAAGGAGCTGTACAAGGGGATTAACCAGGCCACTCTGTCAGGCTGCATCGACGTGATCGTGGTCCGACAGCCTGACGGGACGTTCCAGTGCTCCCCTTTTCACGTTCGATTTGGAAAACTGGGGGTGTTGCGCTCCAAGGAGAAAGTG ATTGATATAGAAATCAACGGGGAGCCTGTGGAGCTACACATGAAGCTTGGAGACAATGGAGAGGCCTTTTTTGTTcaagagacagaggagcacTAC GAGATCGTCCCAGCCCACCTGGTGACCTCACCCATCCCCACAGAAGAGGTTCTCTCAAGGAGCAGGGAGCCCAGATGTGGGGGATCGGCAGCAGAGATCAGTCCGCCACTGAGTCCAGAAGACCCGTCCTCTGGGAATGCCCAGCCCTGCTCCAACTCAGGCggcaagaaaaagaagagacgcAGGAGGAAGCACAAAGCTGAGCCACGCAAGGAGGAGCAAACCACCATGGCTGCAGGTGGAGAGCTGGAGCTGTGTGAGCTCAGTTCAGACGAGGAGCACAATGCACACAACGGACA GGCATCTTCACTCTCCATGATGAACAACAGCATGGACCACAGGCAACATTCCCCCCTCACTGCCCTTGAATGGGACAGCTACCCTTTCTCTGACGGAGACTGGTCCCCCTGCACTAC GGAGATGTCCGAGCCCATGTCACCCAAGAGTGACTCCGAGCTGATGGTGAAGCCGGCAGGGACCGTGCTCAGGGCTGAGTCCCACATGCAGTGGACATGGGGGGAGTTTCCAGAATCCACCAGA GtcaacaaaaaggacaaaacagagCCAATGCAGTTGACCATCACTCCCTCGGAGAATACACATTTCAGGGTTATCTTAAGCTCAGAAGCAATGGAGGAAGAGtcaagggaaggagagagaaacacagatcTGATTTGCAGTATTGTTAAACCAGAGCCTCGGACCATCAAACCCAATCACTGCAGCTGCAAACCACAGCCCCCCGGACATGATGCACACATTGGCGAGCACAAACCGGACCGTTCACATTTAATGTGCAGCACTTTAATCTCTGAGCCATGTCCCAGTAACTGtgaccccaacacacacaccacgcgtAAGGCCAGGTGGACGTCTTCGCCACCCAGCCGCAGGGACAGCGGGTCTGCTGCCAGTGGAGGCAGTAACATGGCTGGAGACTCAGCGGTTTGTGTCACCACAGGTGTCTCCTCCAAACCCACAGACTCCCCCTTCAAGAGGAGAG gtgtgaggaagaggagccagcATCAGGGACCTGAAGATATTTACCTGGATGATCTGAATGCACTTGAGCCTGATGTCGTTGCCAGGTACTTCCCGAAAAG tgagTGCGAGCAGGTTCCTAAACACTGGGGGGAGATGGGCCGGCGCTCTGGATCCCAGTCGCCACAGTCAGTGGGCAGCGCAGCAGCAGACAGCGGCACCGAGTGTCTGTCCGACTCTGCGGGTGACCTCCCTGACGTTACGTTGTCGCTGTGTGGAGGCGTTGGAGAAAAATCTGAGATCTCTAAAG AAAAATTCACGGAGCACATCATCACCTACAATGAATTCGCAGAGAATCCAGCCATTATTGACAATCCTAATTTGGTGGTCAGGATTGCAAACAG GTATTACAACTGGACACTGGCAGCGCCATTGATACTCAGTATGCAAGCTTTTCAGAAGAACTTGCCCAAG GCTACAGAGGAGGCCTGGGTGAAGGAGAAAATGCCCAAAAAGTCTGGACGCTGGTGGTTCTGGAGAAAGAGCGGCATGAAACAG tCGTCATCAGAGACCAAGTCAGAGAGACAGGAGCTGCTGACCAGAGAGAGCCCTGCCCTCCACCAGGCCGCAGAAACACA GAACAAAACATCTGAGTGGTCCAGTGACGACGAGCCTAAAGAGCTTAATgccgcagcagctgctctgctgcctaTCGAGCGTGTGCAGACAGAAGGCCcggcaccagcaccagcaccaagTCACTCCTATAAGAAATCCCTCCGCCTGTCCTCTGACCAGATA GCCGGTCTGAAGCTCAGAGATGGGCCTAATGATGTCACCTTCAGCATAACCACCCAGTACCAGGGGACGTGTCGCTGCATGGGCACCATCTACCTGTGGAACTGGGACGACAAGGTTATAATCTCCGACATCGATGGCACCATCACCAA ATCAGATGTGTTTGGTCAGATTCTGCCTCAGCTTGGTAAAGACTGGACCCATCGAGGAATTGCTCGGCTTTACCACTCAGTCCATGA GAACGGTTACAAGTTCCTGTACTGCTCGGCCCGAGCCATCGGCATGGCTGACATGACGAGGGGATATCTGCACTGGGTGAACGACAGGGGGACTCTCCTGCCTCGGGGGCCTCTCATGCTCTCCCCGAGCAGCCTCTTCTCTGCCTTCCACAG AGAGGTCATAGAAAAGAAGCCAGAGAAGTTCAAGGTCGAATGCCTCTCAGACATCAAGAACCTGTTCTTCCCGAACACACATCCCTTCTATGCAGCCTTTGGAAACAGGGACAGT GATGTCTTTGCGTACAAGCAAGTGGGTGTGCCTGTGTGCCGGATATTCACAGTAAATCCCAAAGGGGAGTTAATCCTCGAGCAAGCCAAAGGCAATAAAACATCGTAA